GGAGGACGACCCGAGGCCGGCCGAGGAGATCGATCCGGTCGTCGAGCGGGTCTTCGACCACGGGTCCGTCGTGCTGGGCACCGACGGGTGCGGAATCAACTGGCATCTCGTCGTCACGGGCCCGCACCGGGGGCACATCTGGCACATCACCGGGGAGGGCGCCGTTCCCTTCGGTGCCGAGTTCGGGTTCACCACCTCCGCACCGGGGTTCGCGGGGTGGGTCGGACACTGGGCCGCGCAGAAGGAATGGTTCGACGCCGAGCAGGGGCACGCAACTGGCGCGCGAGTGGGCTGACCGCGGACAAGGACCGGGGACCAGAGCGAGGGGCACCCCGGTGGGGTGCCCCTCGAGTTCGTGGTGGGGGTGGGTTACGGAAGGTTGCGGGCCATCACGATGCGCTGGACCTGGTTCGTGCCCTCGTAGATCTGGGTGATCTTGGCGTCGCGCATCATGCGCTCGACCGGGTAGTCGCGGGTGTAGCCGTAGCCGCCGAGGAGCTGGACGGCGTCCGTGGTGACCTCCATCGCCACGTCCGAGGCGAAGCACTTGGCCGCGGCGCCCTGGAAGGTGAGGTCGCTGTCGCCGCGCTCCGACTTGGCCGCCGCCGCGTACGTCAGCTGGCGGGCGGCCTCGATCTTCATGGCCATGTCGGCGAGCATGAACTGGATGCCCTGGAAGTCGGCGATCGCCTTGCCGAACTGCTTGCGCTCCTGGACATAGCCCTTGGCGTAGTCGAGGGCGCCCTGCGCGATGCCGAGCGCCTGCGCGGCGATCGTGATGCGGGTGTGGTCCAGGGTCTTCATGGCCGTGGCGAAGCCGGTGCCCTCCTCGCCGATCATGCGGTCGGCGGGGATGCGGACGTTGTCGAGGTAGACCTCGCGCGTCGGGGAGCCCTTGATGCCGAGCTTCTTCTCGGGAGCGCCGAAGGAGACGCCCTCGTCCGACTTCTCGACGACGAAGGCCGAGATGCCCTTCGAGCGCTTGGTGGGGTCGGTGACCGCCATCACCGTGTAGTACTCGGAGACGCCCGCGTTGGTGATCCAGCGCTTCACGCCGTTGAGGACGTAGTCGTCGCCGTCGCGGACGGCCTTCGTCTTCATGCCCGCGGCGTCCGAACCCGCGTCCGGCTCCGAGAGGCAGTACGAGAACATCCCGTCGCCCTGGGCGAGCGGGGTCAGGTACTTCTGCTTCAGGGCCTCCGAACCGGAGAGGATCACCGGGAGCGAGCCCAGCTTGTTCACGGCCGGGATCAGGGAGGAGCTGGCACACACACGCGCCACCTCCTCGATCACGATCACCGTGGCGAGCGCGTCGGCACCCGCGCCGCCGTACGACTCCGGCACATGCACGGCGTGCAGGTCGGAGGAGACCAGTGCGTCCAGGGCCTCCTGCGGGAAACGGGCTTCCTCGTCCACCACGGCCGCGTACGGCGCGATCTTCGCCTCGGCCAGCGAGCGGATCGCGTCACGGAGCATGTCGTGCTCCTCGGACGGGCGGTACAGGTCGAAATCAGCCGATCCGGCCAAGGTCTCTCACGCTCCAAGGACGCTAATTACCGTTAAGTAACCCAAATTTTAGGGGTCCGCCCACGGGAGGGATACGTGAGCTTGGCGACAGGGGGAGCCTGCCCGACGAGGGGCCCGAACATGCCCCGACTATGCTCGGGCAGCGCACCGAGCCCATTCATCCCAGGAGTACCCATGGCCCTCAAGATCACCGTGATCGGCACCGGCTATCTCGGCGCCACCCACGCCGCGGCCATGGCCGAGCTCGGGTTCGAGGTGCTGGGGCTCGATGTCGTCCCCGAGAAGATCGAGATGCTGCAGCGGGGCGAGGTCCCGATGTACGAGCCGGGGCTCGAGGAGCTGCTGCGCAAGCATGTGGCGGGCATCGAGGGATCCACCGGCCGGCTGCGCTTCACCATGGACTGGGCCGAGGTGGGGGAGTTCGGCGACGTCCACTTCGTCTGCGTGAACACGCCGCAGAAGCACGGGGAGTACGCGTGCGACATGTCGTACGTCGACGCCGCCTTCGAGACGCTCGCCCCGCACCTGTTGGGCCCCGCCCTCGTCGTCGGCAAGTCCACCGTGCCGGTGGGCTCCGCGGAGCGGCTGGCGCGCACGCTCGCCGAGCTCTCCCCCGCCGGTGAGGACGCCGAACTCGCCTGGAACCCGGAGTTCCTGCGCGAGGGCTTCGCCGTCCAGGACACGCTGCACCCCGACCGTCTCGTGGTCGGCGTGCGCAGCGAGCGGGCCGAGAAGATCCTGCGCGAGGTGTACGCGACGCCCGTCTCCGAGGGCTCGCCCTTCGTCGTCACCGACTTCCCGACCGCCGAGCTGGTGAAGACCTCCGCGAACTCCTTCCTCGCGACCAAGATCTCCTTCATCAACGCCATGGCCGAGGTCTGCGAGGCCGCCGGCGGCGATGTCGCCCTGCTGGCCGAGGCCATCGGCCACGACGAGCGGATCGGGAAGAAGTTCCTGCGGGCGGGGATCGGATTCGGCGGCGGCTGTCTGCCGAAGGACATCCGCGCCTTCATGGCCCGGGCCGGTGAGCTCGGCGCGGACCAGGCGCTGACCTTCCTGCGCGAGATCGACTCCATCAACATGCGCCGTCGCGGCCAGATGGTGGAGATGGCCCGGGAGGCGCTGGGCGGCGGATCCTTCCTCGGCAAGCGGGTCGCCGTGCTCGGCGCGACCTTCAAGCCCGACTCGGACGACGTCCGGGACTCGCCCGCACTGAACGTCGCCGGGCAGATCCACCTCCAGGGCGGCCAGGTCACCGTCTACGACCCGAAGGGCATGGCGAACGCCAAGCGCCTCTTCCCGACGCTCGGGTACGCCGACTCCGCAGTCGAGGCCGTGCGCGGCGCCGACGTCGTCCTGCACCTGACCGAATGGCGGGAGTTCCGCGAGCTGGACCCGGCCGTGCTGGGCGAGGCCGCCTCGGCCCGGCTGCTCCTGGACGGCCGCAACGCGCTCGACCCCGAGGTGTGGCGCCGGGCCGGATGGACGTATCGGGCGATGGGCCGCCCGAACGCCTAGGGCCGGACAGTCCCCAGTGGCCCCAGTGGCCCTGGAGGGGGCTTCGCAGGTGACCCCGTAGCGCTTCGCAGGTGACGGCGGTCCGGCCGAGGCTCAGTCGGCCGGACCGCCGTCACCACACATTCTCCACGCTCCCGGCGACCGGTGCGGCCGGTTGTCCCACTTCGCGCGTACGGACGGGCTATTTCGCGCGGTACCGGCGCATCTTCGCGCGCGCCCCGCAGACCGACATCGAGCACCAACGGCCGCGGCCCGCCGGGGAGCGGTCGTAGTACGCCCAGTGGCAGGTCGGTGCCTCACAGGCCTTCAGCCGCAGCCAGGTGCCCTCGACGAGCGCGTCCGCGAGGACCCCCGCGACGCGCGCCGCGAGTGAGTCGCCCGCGGGGACGAGCCGTGCCGCGCCGTCGTGCTCGTCGACCGTCACGTGCAGCGGGGCCCGGGCCAGCAGCTCGCCAAGAGGGATCACCGCGCGGTGCGCCGGGTGGCCCGCGTGCGCCAGGCAGGCCGCGCGCAACGACTCGCGCAGCTCGCGGGCCGCCTCCGCCTCGCCCTCCGCGAGACCGAAGGTCGCCCGGCCCTCTGCGGTGTCCAGCGAGTCCGCGCCCGACTCGATGTCCAGGGTGTTCACCAGCGACTGGATCAGAGCCAGACCGCCGGGCGCGGGCGCACGGTCATTCATGGTTGCGACGTTACCTCTTATGCGGGAGCATGCAGTAACCGTTACCTCTTGAAGAGGTCTTGAGGTAACTCGTCGTGTCGTTGGTAAACCCCTCGGAGGAAGTCATGGCTCTCGCCAAGCTGGGTGTCGTCGTCCTGGACTGTTCCGACCCGCGCGCGCTCGCCGGGTTCTACGCGCAGGTGCTCGGCGGCAGCGTGGAGGAGGACCCCGGGGACAGCTCGTGGGTGGACCTGAAGGTGCCGGGCGGTCAGGCGCTCGCCTTCCAGCAGGCGCCCGGCTTCGTCCCGCCGCGGTGGCCCGCGCCGGACGGCTCGCAGCAGTTCCACCTGGACCTGGTGGTGGAGGATCTGGACGCGGCCGAGAAGGAGGTGCTGACGCTGGGCGCGAAGCCGCTGGACACCGAGGACCGCTCGCGCACCTGGCGGGTGTACGCCGACCCGGCGGGACACCCCTTCTGTCTCTGCGCCTGCTGAGGACGAGCGGGAAAGACGGACGCGGGCGAGGCCGAGGGGGCCTAGCCGTCCAGTTCGGCGATCCTCGCGGTCGACGGTTCCCGCCGGCACTGCGCGGCGCGGGCCATGAAGTCCGCGCTGCGCAGGACGCGCTGGACGTTGCCCCAGGTCAGCAGGGACAGTTCCGCCTCGGACCAGCCACGGCGGAGCAGCTCGGCGACCAGATGGGGATAGCGGGAGGCGTCGGCGAGGTCGCGAGGGTGGGTGGCGCCGGAGTCGTAGGTGCCGGACAGGCCGACGCACTCGGGGCCGGCCACGGCGCGGACGTGGTCGAGGTGGTCGGCGACGTCCCGGACGGTCGGGCCGGTCTGCTCGGCGGTCAGCGGCACCATGCACAGGCCGCCCGCCGCGCCCAGCTCGGCGAGCAGGTCGTCGGACAGGTTGGCCGGGTGCGGGCGCAGCGCGCGGGCGGCCGACCGGGTGCACAGCACGGGGGTCTTGGAGAGGGCGGTGGCCCGGCGGACGGTGGAGTCCGAGGCCCCGGAGAGGTCGGCGAGGACGCCGAGGCGGTTCATCTCGCGAATGACCTCCTCGCCGAACCGGGTCAGCCCCGCCTCGCTCGCCCAGGTGGTACCCGTCAGGGTGAGGAGGCGCAGGCCGAGGGTGTGCAGGATGCGCAGGATGCCCAGGGAGTCGCCGAGCGCGGGCGCCCCGGCCGGGCCCAGCACGACGGCGACCCGGCCGCAGTGGTGGGCGTCGATGATCTGCCCGGCGGTGCGCGCCGGCCGCAGGCCCTCCGGGTGGGCGTCGATCACCGAGTGGACGAGGTCCAGCTGCTCCAGCGTGGCGCCCACCGCCCGGTCCCCGGTGAGCCCCTCGGGCAGGTGCAGCGACCAGAACAGCGCGCCCACACCGCCCTCGCGCATCCGCGGCACGTCGGTGTCGACGGCCGTCTCGCCCAGCTCCAGGTCGTACCAGGGCAGATGGCGCAGGGCCCACGGCAGTCCGCTGTAGCCATCGGCGACGGGATGGCCGGCCAGCAGGCAGTGCGCCCGGGCCAGGGTCTCCTCGTCCGGAGCGTGTGCCGTTTCGACGAAGGGGTCGTCCGGCAGACCGTCGCCCCCGCCTGCCTCGGTGGTCGTAGGCATGCCGTTCTGGAGGTCGGCCATGGCGGGCTCCGTACGTCGTCGTGAGCTGCGTCGGTCGCGGGCTACGCCGTGCTGCGGCCGGCGTACGGCCACGGTCGCACGCAGCGCGCGGATCCCTCCTGGCGAGTGGGGCGTTCGGGGGTACCTCGGTCAGGCGTCTCCGGCCGCGTCGATCACCTCGTCCAGCGTCTCCCGGGAGCGGACCAGGTCGGCGATCATCCGGTCGATGCGGTCGCGTTCCGCGGTGAGATCGGCGACCAGCCGCGGGGTGGCGATCGCGGAGGGCCCGCCGTCCTGGTCGCGCATGCACGGCAGCAGCTGCCGGATCTTCGCGCTGTGCAGCCCGGCCGCGTACAGCTCCTGGATCCGTACCACCCGGTCGACGGCCGCCTCGGGGTACGCGCGGTGTCCGCCGGTCGTGCGCTCGGACGCCAGCAGCCCCTGGGTCTCGTAGTAGCGCAGCGACCGCTCGCTCACGCCCGTGCGCCGGGCGAGTTCACCGATCCGCATGCCGCCTCCGCCCTCCGGGGCTTGAATCTGACATCAGTGTTAAGTTCTAGCGTACCGTCATGACACGGACGACGGACTTCCTGGCCCCGGCCCGGCTCGGCCGGCTCGGGCTCCCCCACCACCTCGTGATGGCCCCGCTCACCCGCAACCGCGCGGAGGCGGACGGCACCCCGGGTCCCCTCATGGTCACCCACTACACCCAGCGGGCCACGGCCGGTCTGCTCATCGGTGAGGCGTCGACACCGAACGCGGTCGGCCAGACGTACCCGAACATCACCGCGATCCACACCGACCGGCACGAGGTCGGGTGGCGGCGGGTCACCGAGGCGGTGCGGGCGGCGGGCGGGCACATGTTCCTGCAGCTCCAGCACGGTGGGCGGGTCAGTCATCCGGCGACCACCGGCCTGACCCCGGTCGCGCCCTCCTCCGTGCCACTGCCGGAGACGATCTTCACTCCGCGGGGGCACCGGCCCGCCGTCGTGCCCCGGGAGATGACCCGCGGCGACATCCGCGCCACCGCCGCCGACTTCGCCGCGGCCGCCCGCCGCGCCGTCGCGGCGGGCTTCGAGGGCGTCGAGGTGCACTCGGCCAACGGGCATCTGCTGCACCAGTTCCTCGCCGGCAACACCAACCGCAGGACGGACGGGTACGGCGGCCCGGCCGGGCGACGGGTGCGGTTCACGGCGGAGGTCACCGAGGCGGTGGCCGACGCGATCGGTGCCGACCGGGTGGGCGTGCGGATCTCCCCCGGCAGCACCGTCAACGGCGTGCGGGAGGACGACACCGAAGCCCTCTACTCCGCGCTCCTGGCCCGGCTGAAGGACCTGGACCTCGCCTATCTGCACCTCGTGCACGCCGACCCGGACACGACGGTGTACCGGCGGATCCGCGCCGACTGGCCCGGCGTCCTGATCGGCAACCCGGTCCTGACCGACCTCACCACCGAGGCCGTCACCCGGGCCGCCCGGGACATGCTGGCGGCCGGCGCGGACCTGGTCGCCCTCGGCCGTCCGTTCCTGGCCAACCCGGACCTGGTGCGACGGCTGCGCCTGGGCGCCCCGCTCAACCCGGTCCGGGACCGGTACCTGATGTACGTGGGCGGGGCGGACGGCTACACCGACTACCCCGCCCTGGACGCTCAGGCCCCGTCGCCGTCGAGGGACTCGATCGTCGCGACGGACGGACCGCGGGTGGCCTGAAGACCGCGCGCCACGTCTTCCGCGGCACCCAGCACCCGTACCGCGTTCTGCCAGGTCAGCTTGGCGAGGTCGGTCTTCGACCAGCCGCGGTCCAGCAGCTCGGCGATCAGGTTCGGGTAGCCGGAGACATCGTCGAGGCCGTCCGGGGTGAACGCCGTGCCGTCGTAGTCGCCGCCGATGCCGAGGTGGTCGACACCGGCGACCTCGCGCATGTGGTCGAGGTGGTCCGCCACCGTCGACACCGTGGCGACGGGGCGCGGGTGGGACTCCTCGAAGGCGCGGTGGACCTTCATGCCGTCGGGGGTGGTGTCGAGGTGGTGGAAGCCGTTCGCGCGCATGTTCTCGTCGGCCGCGGCCGTCCAGTCGACCGCCGCCTGAAGGACGAACTTCGGTACGAACGTCACCATCGCCACTCCCCCGTTGGCGGGCAGCCGCTCCAGGACGTCGTCCGGGATGTTGCGCGGGTGGTCGCACACCGCGCGCGAGGAGGAGTGGGAGAAGATCACCGGCGCGGAGCTCGTGTCGAGCGCGTCCCGCATGGTCGTCGCCGCGACGTGCGAGAGGTCGACCAGCATGCCCTCGCGGTTCATCTCCCGCACGACCTCACGGCCGAAGGCCGACAGACCGCCCACGGTGGGCACGTCGGTCGCCGAGTCCGCCCACGCGATGTTGTCGTTGTGGGTGAGGGTCATGTAGCGCACGCCCAGCGCGTACAACCCCCGCAGCACGGCGAGGGAGTTGTCGATGGAGTGGCCGCCCTCCGCGCCCATCAGGGAGGCGATACGGCCCTGTGCGCGCGCCGCCTCCATGTCGGCGGCGGTCAGCGCGGCCCGCAGGTCGGAGGGGTGACGGTCGATCAACCGCCGTACGCAGTCGATCTGTTCGAGCGTCGCGGCGACCGCGCCCGGCAGGTCCGAGCGGACGTACACCGACCAGAACTGCGCGCCGACGCCGCCGGCGCGCAGCCGGGCCAGGTCGGTGTGCAGGTGGGCGCTCTGGTCGGCGGCGATGTCGCGGGCACCGAGGTCGTAGCGGACCTGTTCGCGCAGCGCCCAGGGGAGGTCGTTGTGGCCGTCGACGACGGGGAAGTCGGCGAGGAGGGCGCGGGCCTCGTCGAGGGATGCCGTGGACGTGGCGGACGACGTGGGGGAGGCCATGGGCGTCACTTCCCGGAGCCGAAGCCGAAGCCGCCGCCCGCGCCCTCGACCTTGGCGCGCAGCCGCTTGCCCTTCTCGGTGGCCTGGTCGTTCAGCTCCTGCTGGAACTCCCGCATGCGGGTGAGCAGTTCCTCGTCGTGCGCGGCGAGCATCCGGGCGGCCAGCAGGCCCGCGTTGCGCGCGCCGCCGACGGACACGGTCGCGACCGGGACGCCGGCCGGCATCTGCACGATCGAGAGCAGCGAGTCCATGCCGTCGAGGTACTTCAGCGGGACCGGCACGCCGATGACGGGCAGCGGGGTCACGGACGCGAGCATGCCGGGCAGATGGGCCGCCCCGCCCGCGCCCGCGATGATCGCCTTGAGCCCGCGCTCCGCGGCCTGCTCGCCGTACGTGATCATCTCGTGCGGCATGCGGTGCGCGGAGACGACATCCACCTCGTAGGGGATCTCGAACTCGTCCAGCGCCTGCGCGGCCGCTTCCATGACGGGCCAGTCGGAGTCCGACCCCATGACAATGCCTACGACGGGGCTCATTCGGTGATCGTGCCTCTCAGGTAACCGGCTGCGTGGCGGGCGCGCTCGAGGACGTCGTCCAGGTCCTCGCCGTAGGTGTTGACGTGGCCGACCTTGCGACCGGGCTTCACGTCCTTGCCGTACATGTGGATCTTCAGCTGGGGGTCGCGGGCCATGCAGTGCAGGTACGCGGAGTACATGTCCGGGTAGTCGCCGCCCAGGACGTTGACCATGACCGTCCACCTGGCGCGCGGGCGCGGGTCGCCGAGGGGGAGGTCCAGGACCGCGCGGACGTGGTTGGCGAACTGGGAGGTGATCGCGCCGTCCTGGGTCCAGTGGCCCGAGTTGTGCGGGCGCATGGCCAGCTCGTTGACCAGGATGCGGCCGTCCGTGGTCTCGAAGAGCTCGACGGCCAGGTGACCGACGACACCGAGTTCCTTGGCGATGCGCAGCGCGAGCTCCTCGGCCTGGAGGGCCAGCTCGTCCGGTATGCCGGGCGCGGGGGCGATCACCGTGTCGCAGACGCCGTTGACCTGCTGGGACTCGACCACGGGGTACGCGACCGCCTGGCCGTGCGGGGAGCGGACGACGTTCGCCGCGAGTTCCCGTACGAAGTCGACCTTCTCCTCGGCGAGGACGGGCACGCCGGCCCGGAAGGGCTCGGCCGCCTCCTCGATCGACCGGACGAACCAGACGCCCTTGCCGTCGTAGCCGCCGCGGACCGTCTTGAGGATGATCGGGAAACCGTCGCCCCCGGCCCCTTCGGCGAGGCCCTCCGCCGCGAACGCGGCCACGTCCTCGACGTCGGTCACGATCCGGTGCCGTGGGCACGGCACACCGATCGCGTCGAGCTTCGCGCGCATCACGCCCTTGTCCTGGGCGTGCACGAGCGCGTCCGGGCCGGGGCGGACGGGGATGCCGTCCGCCTCCAGGGCACGCAGATGCTCGGTGGGTACGTGTTCGTGATCGAAGGTGATCACGTCGCAGCCCCGCGCGAACTCACGCAGCGTGTCGAGGTCGCGGTAGTCGCCGATGACGACATCGCCGACGACCTGCGCCGCGGAATCCTGAGGGGTGTCACTGAGGAGCTTGAACTTGATGCCGAGCGGGATGCCCGCCTCGTGTGTCATACGAGCGAGCTGCCCCCGCCGACCATGCCGACTACCGGGAACGTCACGCTGCAAGGGTATCGGTCGCGCCATGGGGCCGGTTTCCGTGCCCGCGGTCCGGCTGTGATCCCGGCACGGCCCCGGTTTTCCCTCGCTGTGACCCGCTCTTTCCGGTCCCGTGAGGCCCTCCACAGGCACGAGGGCGGCCCGCTGGTTAGAGTGGCTGGGTTGAATTTTTCGACCGATGTCCGACCTACGGGGGCTGGCGACACCATGGGCAGTGCTTCTTCGGGGCTTCACGTACGGCCCCGCAGCGCGGTTCGCCGCCGGTTCGACCAGCTGTTCCGGGAGATCGCGAAGTTCGGGGCAGTCGGCGGAGCGGGGCTTCTCGTCAACCTGGTGACCTTCAACCTGGTGCGCAGCGCGACCGGGCTGCAGGTCGTACGGGCGAGTGTCATCGCCACGATCGTCGCAATCGTCTTCAACTACATCGGGTTCCGCTACTTCACGTACCGGGACCGTGACCGTGGTGGCCGCACCAAGGAGATGGGCCTCTTCGTGCTGTTCAGCGCGGTGGGGCTGGTCATCGAGAACGGCGTGCTGTACGTGGCGACGTACGGCTTCGGCTGGGACAGCCCGCTGCAGAGCAACATCTTCAAGTTCCTCGGCATCGGCATCGCGACGCTGTTCCGGTTCTGGTCGTACCGCACGTGGGTGTTCCGTACGGTCCCGGACGAGGCGCGTGAGGTCCTGGAGAGCGCCGAGGCGCTCCTCGACGAGGAGCCGGAGTCTCGACGGTCCCGCGCACGGGCCCGGGCGAACTGAGCCCCCCGGGGGCTGCCCGCCGGGGCTATCTGACCGTTCGTTCCTCGTCCTCGTCCACCAGGGGTGGCCTCTTCAGCGGGGTGCGGGAGAGGAACAGGCCGAACACCGGCGGCTGTGCCTGGAGCATCTCCAGACGGCCCCCGTCCGCCTCCGCGAGGTCGCGGGCGACCGCGAGGCCGATGCCCGTGGAGTTGCGACCGCTGATCGTGCGCTCGAAGATGCGGGCGCCCAGGTCGGTGGGGACACCGGGGCCCTCGTCCGTGACCTCCACGACGGCCTGGTTGCCCGTGACACGGGTGCGCAGGGCGACCGTGCCGCCCCCGTGCATGAGCGAGTTCTCGATGAGCGCGGCCAGTACCTGGGCGACCGCGCCCGGGGTGCCGACGGCCTGCAGATGCCGCTTGCCCGAGCTGACGATGGCGCGGCCCGCGCTGCGGTAGGCCGGGCGCCACTCCTCCAGCTGCTGCTTGATGACCTCGTCGAGGTCGAAGGTGACGGCGGAGCCGGTACGGGGATCGCGGGCGTTGGTGAGCAGCCGCTCCACCACGTCAGTGAGGCGCTCGACCTGGGTCAGGGCGATCGTCGCCTCCTCCTTCACGTTGTCCGGGTCATCCGTGAGGGTGATTTCCTCCAGGCGCATGGAGAGGGCCGTCAGCGGCGTACGGAGCTGGTGGGAGGCGTCCGCGGCAAGGCGGCGCTCGGCGGTGAGCATCCGTGCGATCCGCTCCGCGCTGGCGTCCAGCACGTCGGCGACACGATCCAGCTCCGGGACGCCGT
This portion of the Streptomyces mirabilis genome encodes:
- a CDS encoding SMI1/KNR4 family protein; the protein is MNNDQATPAGLAALRGAFDMDDDGESALGWAAVHAFEAKHGIVLPEPYRTFVAEVTDGSYSGPPEYRLMSLAELPEDGGDDGQGRDLSRPFPLTEAWRWEDDPRPAEEIDPVVERVFDHGSVVLGTDGCGINWHLVVTGPHRGHIWHITGEGAVPFGAEFGFTTSAPGFAGWVGHWAAQKEWFDAEQGHATGARVG
- a CDS encoding acyl-CoA dehydrogenase, producing the protein MAGSADFDLYRPSEEHDMLRDAIRSLAEAKIAPYAAVVDEEARFPQEALDALVSSDLHAVHVPESYGGAGADALATVIVIEEVARVCASSSLIPAVNKLGSLPVILSGSEALKQKYLTPLAQGDGMFSYCLSEPDAGSDAAGMKTKAVRDGDDYVLNGVKRWITNAGVSEYYTVMAVTDPTKRSKGISAFVVEKSDEGVSFGAPEKKLGIKGSPTREVYLDNVRIPADRMIGEEGTGFATAMKTLDHTRITIAAQALGIAQGALDYAKGYVQERKQFGKAIADFQGIQFMLADMAMKIEAARQLTYAAAAKSERGDSDLTFQGAAAKCFASDVAMEVTTDAVQLLGGYGYTRDYPVERMMRDAKITQIYEGTNQVQRIVMARNLP
- a CDS encoding UDP-glucose/GDP-mannose dehydrogenase family protein, producing MALKITVIGTGYLGATHAAAMAELGFEVLGLDVVPEKIEMLQRGEVPMYEPGLEELLRKHVAGIEGSTGRLRFTMDWAEVGEFGDVHFVCVNTPQKHGEYACDMSYVDAAFETLAPHLLGPALVVGKSTVPVGSAERLARTLAELSPAGEDAELAWNPEFLREGFAVQDTLHPDRLVVGVRSERAEKILREVYATPVSEGSPFVVTDFPTAELVKTSANSFLATKISFINAMAEVCEAAGGDVALLAEAIGHDERIGKKFLRAGIGFGGGCLPKDIRAFMARAGELGADQALTFLREIDSINMRRRGQMVEMAREALGGGSFLGKRVAVLGATFKPDSDDVRDSPALNVAGQIHLQGGQVTVYDPKGMANAKRLFPTLGYADSAVEAVRGADVVLHLTEWREFRELDPAVLGEAASARLLLDGRNALDPEVWRRAGWTYRAMGRPNA
- a CDS encoding CGNR zinc finger domain-containing protein, which codes for MNDRAPAPGGLALIQSLVNTLDIESGADSLDTAEGRATFGLAEGEAEAARELRESLRAACLAHAGHPAHRAVIPLGELLARAPLHVTVDEHDGAARLVPAGDSLAARVAGVLADALVEGTWLRLKACEAPTCHWAYYDRSPAGRGRWCSMSVCGARAKMRRYRAK
- a CDS encoding VOC family protein, coding for MALAKLGVVVLDCSDPRALAGFYAQVLGGSVEEDPGDSSWVDLKVPGGQALAFQQAPGFVPPRWPAPDGSQQFHLDLVVEDLDAAEKEVLTLGAKPLDTEDRSRTWRVYADPAGHPFCLCAC
- a CDS encoding dipeptidase, which translates into the protein MADLQNGMPTTTEAGGGDGLPDDPFVETAHAPDEETLARAHCLLAGHPVADGYSGLPWALRHLPWYDLELGETAVDTDVPRMREGGVGALFWSLHLPEGLTGDRAVGATLEQLDLVHSVIDAHPEGLRPARTAGQIIDAHHCGRVAVVLGPAGAPALGDSLGILRILHTLGLRLLTLTGTTWASEAGLTRFGEEVIREMNRLGVLADLSGASDSTVRRATALSKTPVLCTRSAARALRPHPANLSDDLLAELGAAGGLCMVPLTAEQTGPTVRDVADHLDHVRAVAGPECVGLSGTYDSGATHPRDLADASRYPHLVAELLRRGWSEAELSLLTWGNVQRVLRSADFMARAAQCRREPSTARIAELDG
- a CDS encoding MerR family transcriptional regulator codes for the protein MRIGELARRTGVSERSLRYYETQGLLASERTTGGHRAYPEAAVDRVVRIQELYAAGLHSAKIRQLLPCMRDQDGGPSAIATPRLVADLTAERDRIDRMIADLVRSRETLDEVIDAAGDA
- a CDS encoding alkene reductase, producing MTRTTDFLAPARLGRLGLPHHLVMAPLTRNRAEADGTPGPLMVTHYTQRATAGLLIGEASTPNAVGQTYPNITAIHTDRHEVGWRRVTEAVRAAGGHMFLQLQHGGRVSHPATTGLTPVAPSSVPLPETIFTPRGHRPAVVPREMTRGDIRATAADFAAAARRAVAAGFEGVEVHSANGHLLHQFLAGNTNRRTDGYGGPAGRRVRFTAEVTEAVADAIGADRVGVRISPGSTVNGVREDDTEALYSALLARLKDLDLAYLHLVHADPDTTVYRRIRADWPGVLIGNPVLTDLTTEAVTRAARDMLAAGADLVALGRPFLANPDLVRRLRLGAPLNPVRDRYLMYVGGADGYTDYPALDAQAPSPSRDSIVATDGPRVA
- a CDS encoding dipeptidase, giving the protein MASPTSSATSTASLDEARALLADFPVVDGHNDLPWALREQVRYDLGARDIAADQSAHLHTDLARLRAGGVGAQFWSVYVRSDLPGAVAATLEQIDCVRRLIDRHPSDLRAALTAADMEAARAQGRIASLMGAEGGHSIDNSLAVLRGLYALGVRYMTLTHNDNIAWADSATDVPTVGGLSAFGREVVREMNREGMLVDLSHVAATTMRDALDTSSAPVIFSHSSSRAVCDHPRNIPDDVLERLPANGGVAMVTFVPKFVLQAAVDWTAAADENMRANGFHHLDTTPDGMKVHRAFEESHPRPVATVSTVADHLDHMREVAGVDHLGIGGDYDGTAFTPDGLDDVSGYPNLIAELLDRGWSKTDLAKLTWQNAVRVLGAAEDVARGLQATRGPSVATIESLDGDGA
- the purE gene encoding 5-(carboxyamino)imidazole ribonucleotide mutase; this translates as MSPVVGIVMGSDSDWPVMEAAAQALDEFEIPYEVDVVSAHRMPHEMITYGEQAAERGLKAIIAGAGGAAHLPGMLASVTPLPVIGVPVPLKYLDGMDSLLSIVQMPAGVPVATVSVGGARNAGLLAARMLAAHDEELLTRMREFQQELNDQATEKGKRLRAKVEGAGGGFGFGSGK
- a CDS encoding GtrA family protein produces the protein MGSASSGLHVRPRSAVRRRFDQLFREIAKFGAVGGAGLLVNLVTFNLVRSATGLQVVRASVIATIVAIVFNYIGFRYFTYRDRDRGGRTKEMGLFVLFSAVGLVIENGVLYVATYGFGWDSPLQSNIFKFLGIGIATLFRFWSYRTWVFRTVPDEAREVLESAEALLDEEPESRRSRARARAN
- a CDS encoding ATP-binding protein, giving the protein MRRRLIQSTLAVVLVVIAVFGVSLVIVETRTISNSAQERVDSEALRLASIVDSRILGDEHINAEILKNQIAEDRYAVIRIPGQAPVELGLQPSGDVIHSTAKGEEGETVTVQEPRSAVTREVGRTLLIIALVALLAIVAAVLLAVRQANRLASPLTDLAETAERLGSGDPRPRHKRYGVPELDRVADVLDASAERIARMLTAERRLAADASHQLRTPLTALSMRLEEITLTDDPDNVKEEATIALTQVERLTDVVERLLTNARDPRTGSAVTFDLDEVIKQQLEEWRPAYRSAGRAIVSSGKRHLQAVGTPGAVAQVLAALIENSLMHGGGTVALRTRVTGNQAVVEVTDEGPGVPTDLGARIFERTISGRNSTGIGLAVARDLAEADGGRLEMLQAQPPVFGLFLSRTPLKRPPLVDEDEERTVR